The Salinispora tropica CNB-440 genome has a window encoding:
- a CDS encoding DUF7059 domain-containing protein, giving the protein MDPDDMLFSPAGVAALRSALTRANFTSNGIAGRLGSQATGGMARNDFRAALRATEDRDPLATLIRLFVCEQTEPYEAVATALAPLPIKEALAGGLVERHGDGLRMGLDLEPYGDDWWVLADAPASTHPGRALQAEHVLGIGGATQTLIGATVRQPVETALDLGTGSGIQALHLATHARRVTATDLSERALRFAATTAALNGQDWELLRGDLIAPVAGRRFDLVVSNPPFVVGPGTTTHVYRDSGRVGDAIAAELAAAAPDLLTEGGTMQYLANWVHVAGEDWAERVAGWFAGSGLDAWVIQREVADPMAYVNLWLSDVGETTSPERMAEWLDWFDAHKVEAIGFGIVSLRRSGHDNPVVRVEELRQLVEAPLGDRVADWFDRQEWLRVRDTDALLAARYRSAADLQLRQEATMGDEGWSVDRQVLAMPRGLRWTEEIDPIVLALVGGADGRLPLRDQLALLATAHDVPPGELAEAAGPIVAHLVERGFVEPVVE; this is encoded by the coding sequence GTGGACCCAGATGACATGCTGTTCTCCCCCGCTGGCGTGGCGGCGCTGCGCAGCGCCCTCACCAGGGCAAACTTCACCTCGAACGGGATCGCCGGCCGGCTGGGGTCGCAGGCGACCGGCGGCATGGCCCGCAACGACTTCCGTGCAGCGCTGCGCGCCACCGAGGACCGCGATCCCCTCGCCACCCTGATCCGACTCTTCGTCTGCGAACAAACCGAGCCGTACGAGGCGGTCGCCACCGCGCTCGCGCCGCTGCCGATCAAGGAGGCGCTGGCCGGTGGTCTGGTCGAGCGACACGGCGACGGCCTGCGGATGGGCCTCGACCTGGAGCCATACGGGGACGACTGGTGGGTGCTCGCCGACGCGCCCGCCAGCACCCACCCCGGTCGAGCGTTGCAGGCCGAGCATGTACTCGGCATCGGTGGCGCCACCCAGACCCTGATCGGGGCCACCGTCCGGCAGCCGGTGGAGACCGCGCTCGACCTGGGCACCGGCTCCGGCATTCAGGCCCTGCACCTCGCCACTCACGCACGGCGGGTCACCGCCACCGATCTCTCCGAACGAGCGCTCCGGTTCGCTGCCACCACCGCCGCGCTCAACGGGCAGGACTGGGAGCTGCTCCGCGGCGACCTGATCGCGCCGGTCGCCGGGCGTCGCTTCGATCTGGTGGTCAGCAACCCGCCGTTCGTTGTCGGGCCGGGCACCACCACACACGTCTACCGCGACTCCGGGCGGGTGGGCGACGCGATCGCCGCCGAGCTGGCCGCCGCCGCCCCGGACCTGCTCACCGAGGGCGGCACCATGCAGTACCTCGCGAACTGGGTGCACGTCGCCGGTGAGGACTGGGCCGAGCGGGTCGCCGGCTGGTTCGCCGGCAGCGGATTGGACGCCTGGGTGATCCAACGCGAGGTCGCCGACCCGATGGCGTACGTCAACCTGTGGCTTTCAGATGTCGGCGAGACAACCAGCCCGGAGCGGATGGCCGAGTGGCTGGACTGGTTCGACGCGCACAAGGTCGAGGCGATCGGCTTCGGCATCGTCTCGCTACGCCGCTCCGGCCACGACAACCCCGTCGTCCGGGTGGAGGAGCTGCGCCAGCTGGTCGAGGCGCCGCTCGGCGACCGGGTCGCTGACTGGTTCGACCGCCAGGAGTGGCTCCGGGTACGCGACACTGATGCGCTGCTCGCGGCGCGTTACCGGTCCGCCGCCGACCTCCAGCTGCGGCAGGAGGCCACCATGGGCGACGAGGGGTGGTCGGTCGACCGGCAGGTGCTCGCCATGCCGCGCGGCCTACGCTGGACCGAGGAGATCGATCCGATCGTCCTGGCCCTGGTCGGTGGGGCGGACGGGCGGTTGCCGCTGCGCGATCAGCTCGCCCTGCTCGCCACCGCGCACGACGTGCCCCCCGGCGAGCTGGCGGAGGCGGCCGGCCCGATCGTGGCCCACCTGGTCGAGCGCGGTTTCGTCGAACCGGTGGTGGAGTGA
- the dtd gene encoding D-aminoacyl-tRNA deacylase, with product MRAVVQTVGRAQVTVDDVVVGAIDDGLLVLLGVTHSDTTQTAQTLARKVHELRILDGERSAADLGAPILVVSQFTLYGDARKGRRPSWTAAAPAEVAEPLVTTVVEELRARGAKVETGRFRAQMLVESVNVGPRTILLDL from the coding sequence ATGCGGGCGGTGGTGCAGACGGTCGGGCGGGCCCAGGTCACAGTGGACGACGTGGTGGTGGGGGCGATCGACGACGGCCTGCTGGTGCTGCTCGGGGTGACCCACTCCGACACGACGCAGACCGCCCAAACCCTCGCCCGCAAGGTGCACGAGCTGCGAATCCTCGACGGAGAGCGGTCGGCCGCCGACCTCGGTGCCCCGATCCTGGTGGTCAGCCAGTTCACCCTCTATGGGGACGCCCGCAAGGGCCGCCGCCCGAGTTGGACCGCCGCCGCGCCGGCGGAGGTGGCCGAGCCCCTGGTCACCACGGTCGTCGAGGAGCTGCGCGCCCGTGGGGCCAAAGTGGAGACCGGTCGCTTCCGGGCCCAGATGCTGGTGGAGAGCGTGAACGTCGGCCCACGCACCATCCTGCTCGACCTCTGA